From the genome of Plasmodium malariae genome assembly, contig: PmUG01_00_22, whole genome shotgun sequence:
TAACATGTTTCACATAAATTAccaaaattaataacattcaaaatataatatatataatctttatagtaattgaaattaaaaaaaaaaatacctattattgaaatgaataatttgaattcatttataaaaattcaaaatataaaatttaattttttaatttagtgtataatttatattatttttttattaattctttttagaaaaaactaaaaagaaaacatataattCCCTATTAAATTTGAtcattaagaatatataaaatatagaatatagagAATGTATATTTAGTACATTGCTCTACCTATTAAAACAGGAATTACTAATTCTATGGATGTAATAtcgtaatatttataataatataaacatattttcaagaaattatatatttttaataaaatattaattattggtaacaatatattaatactaataacaaataaatataactatattttgTACTATGTttgtgtaatattttttataaagtgTATTCTAGTcattacacaaatatatgtattcttttatgtttcatattatatttttaaaatcaaatttataacatataacataatatataaaaaagtttattctatttgtaataaataactcttaaatatttacttatgtAAAGAATTCTTTAGTCTTAGAAAAATTCATGGTTTCTAAGTATTTTCTTgatctttttttcattaattctgtacatatttgtgtaaattatttatatgttaaaataactgaagtattatattcaaatagTTTACAtgctttataatatttttaatattccactttttaaataactatATCATGAAATGtgttcttatatatatattcttaataatattCCAATATCTTTTACAAACAACTGTATATTCTatcttattttctttataatgctcttttaaatatattgtttatactaatatattttacatcattatatttatatccaATGATATACTGATATTAAGTAATTTACTTTTCttcatttcatatatttgtctaagatataataaaaatatttttatattttcaattaaaatattgtttagaatttttgaataatatataattttcttacatattaacaataaaggtattactcttttttgattatatacttataaattaaacatacaaatgttcttatgataataaatattttgaataacaTTTCAtgcatttaaattttatgattttatttatgttcattttacattattattatattgagatatatatttttatatattttcctctATTTTCTAATTAATCTATACAACATGCTGCCTTATCAAAGTTTATATAAGTtaacattcatatatacaagtTAATGCGTATAAAATACAACtcttaattttgttattataattaattcttaATCATCgcaaaatatttcattatataaatgtttcttttatttatacaatatatatatatataatagaatttttataatagtattctttttatataacttgatacattatatattatagtaatgaaagttattatatcatgattcatattaatttattttatattttaattcatttacaTTCATATAATACCTTGCTCTAGAATATGCTTATGTTGTAGTTTATAActtaccataaaaaaaaatattttttttgtttactttaatgaataatatatatatataaatgcaacAAATTTTATTCACTTCATTTCCTCAAATTAAAGAAAGACACATATGTGTTTGATTTAAAActcataataaattattttaaatataataacaattaaaCGTTTAATCAAGaacaatatgaaaaatataaatctgaaaattttgaattgaatataaattatcatacattaataaaattatgtgaattgtactataatatatttcctttaatgtataaacatatattttccatggatatttaattaaattgaaaattgtaaatatgaAACTATAATATTTAGTTATCCTTATACAATACAATGAAAtacttaattaaaaaatttttaatattcaaatataaatagaattactgttataataattatttactatAATGCATAAAAAACGAACTGATTTAATTAGgcacatttataaaatttaagcaCTTATACATActactaataaatatataattaaatatattaccgAAGTTGATTTACATTAAAGAATTCATTAcagaaaaaaacataatgcataccatatattttaccttttcttaaatttaattttttgatatttctTAACTTTCTTGTGGTAATAAAAAAGGCCTAATATAAGTATGACACCTAATATAAGCAAAggtataacatatattagaTAGTTAAAAAAACTATCTACATAAACGTATCCTGCTACTCTCTTCTCTACCTTTCCTCCCTTCATCCCTAACAATGCGTTAGGTACTTTATTCATTGACCTGAACAACCAGCTTACAGGAGAATCCTTCAACAACATACTTAAACCACGGTACCATTCAGTTATACCACACAATTTCAATACCTTAAACAGTACCTTCTTAAGCCCACAGCCCACACATAAAtctaatatgtataatatcaGTAATACGGTgattaataataaaggtaAAACAAATCTCAATCggtattttttacatattgtTTTTACGTACATCTTATTACTAATTGTCCTgttgtttttaagaaaatccatataatcaagttctttgaatatttttttttccatacgagaatatttctttgtttcaaatatacatttCCTATTCctcatattttgtttatttcctCCTGCATTCATAAATGATTTTctatttaaatgttttatttctcttttggGTTCTTTCTCATTATAATGTACATCTTTATTTTCGCTTACAGCATAATTTGGtacttctttatttaatCTTACAAAAACTGAACATTTATCCTCTTTAGATATTGCTAGTaatctataatttttatctaattttctattatttttatagtttcCTTCTGAAGTTTTATAATAGTCACTCTAAAAAAAGacgtaaatattaattatttaaaagaataagtaatttaatgacaaaaaaaatatattaataaaaataaggcaagaataaaatagataATGCACGTATccttaattattattatcatacgAGATCAATGTTAAAAAGACATATCCAACTTAAAAGGATAAACGCagaaatttttgtaaataagaGTAACGTATTTTTTTGatccataatatatatatgtaattttataatatatgcacttaaaaatttatatcgACATAATATACTTCTAATTTTAAAGGgctctatatatttttcctgtttttaattttttattatgtttttattgtaatttcataaaattataataaaattaatataacgataacatgttttataaaatagaCAGAAAAACgactttaaaaatttaatataatatttttattttattattatgtataaaaaactaaattaattaagataatatattttgctttcattaaattatattaaatatatataattttattgattGTTATagtaaatgaataaattattgttattagttttttacaaagtaatatatattttaatatctGAATTATggaaattatataaagtaaGGAATATAGAGAAGATAGATATAATTCATAGTTccataaattaataaactaCTTATTTAACGatgttttacttttaataataataatttcataaacaatatataattcataaattggatatttttgttaaaatatattaattattatagaaatataataataagtcAGAATTCCAATAATTAGTAGAACATTTAGTTTCTTGTTAATTTTAGAGTATACTTGATTTACTATTTGAACGGatttattcctttatattaaataaaatatttataaaaattttaattcatatagCACTACATAATCTATGAagatattacatttaaagatatatagaaattattatttatgtttaaattAGAATacttgaaaattataatttttaattaagatCATTTTATGCCACTATTACTAAAGGAAATTTTTTGGAATTcatgaacaaaaaatataaacatatttaattatatatatatgtatatttagaaaaaaaatatatatagttaaaaaaaaaaaaaaattaaaaataatattaaattttttattacgagttgtttaatttttttatgaatatcattccaatatttaatttcaatTCCTCTATGTCGAactataattttgaaaaattcattaaatacTTAAGAAAACACATAGTATAAGTAATACATTCCAAAACATACATGCCTTGTGGTTAATTAagcaaatattaatattcatGTTGGGGTTCATTTTGAATTTACAATAtagtatttaaataaaaaaattagtatttaatcattttaaaggctcttaaatataacatttcCAAAAATCAtgttatttatctttttataattaatatttctatgcaaaatatatcttaatactctaactaaaatatataagaagtTAGAGTGTTAATAAAAGCATTATAACTTTTGTGTTATGTTGATTTTTATATGACATATGTTTCCTTTAATtaacattaaattattatatataagttgATAAAATGtatcaaaaaaattctagttaatatgaattatttgCACATTTTCACGTGTTTTATGTACCATTACTGCTCTGGTATGTTCATgtatagaataaaaatacaaagtaTCGTaactatataaattattatgcaTGGATTTGTGTTTTCttgaacaaaatatatttaaccttaaaatttatgtacattttatttaattgttaattaaatttcattaaaaacatattattaagttttagtaattatttacttattaatttaaaattaaattagtatttatacggtatatattattatcggATTAACATTAGTTTTAAACTGTGTTCAATTAATAGAAcctaaaacaaaaaaatataactttttgttatcaacatttttattattattgaaatttaggtaatttttataaaattccattaatttcattaacttcttaaattaaaaaataaaatgatgaaTACTACTTAatcaatttatttaattacagtctttatatatttaaaaattaatgagatatttataattcattcttaaaatcaaaataatattagtgCCCATTGAAATATATCATAActagaataaatatacagaaatttaataaaaatattcttgtgtaaattaatttttaaaatatatattactcataatatttgttacaaaaattatttattgtgtatacatttaaatataaaccaCTCatgaacgaaaaaaaaaaaatatatgtatttattttatcaattgaaaaacaacataaaaaatttaaattgtgactaatatataatatattctaataataagatattcaaataaatacttaaaatagaaaaaaaagaaaagggatattataattgtaaaaaatataaattacctCATTATCTTTGgtgatattttattaattgtaactttgtttattaaattaagtGAACAGAATtgctataataaaaattaagatcAAACATATATGGAtccaatttttatatataaagtgaATACTTTTGTTCTGAATATTAatctataatatttatgtactactatgaaacagaaaaaaataaaaatacagcTATATTAAGTcacaataataaattgactcaatataatacataacaatataaaaataaacataaaaacgTTCCACTGTTATAAACATTTATCCCCTATTTTGTTTAcagttatacatatatatatattcgcacatagttttatttcaataattaattttatatatatatatcatgtaATTAATTTGAACATATATTCTTACTTAGAATTAAGTACATATCTTTTAGTTACACGAaggattttttttaaaaaacaaacattcattttaaataggctttaaatgaatttccttatatatcagttgtataaattatgatttttacaaatatttaagcAACTATCGAAATATGCTAAATAACTaacaataatgaaaatatttgtGTAAATTCCTCGGCTATTTCTATGAATAATATAGTTGAAAATCCAGATatcataaataattcttgtaaagcatatattaaaaaggtaCTCTTATTTCTAAATTCATTAAACTTATTTTCTCTGTAGAATTGATATATTTTcagtattaaatatataagaataaatcctatatataatacattttcaaACAAGTTATCTACCATCgaaaaagttttatataggacatattttcatttcttgACTAATTTTTTGGTGGAAACcactataattatttttatctattgATTCGATTTTCCTAATTTACATtcattcattattataaccATAACTGTcttaataagtatatatatatttccaaataaaacataattaatcctgcattatttcatttcttcTCATGTAGTAACATATCGGTTcttgaatataatattcaataTACACTCTCCTATTTATCAAACGATTTATAAAAGCTACAcaacaaataaatgaaaatatttttattatttataaccTTATAATTTTACCTACGAATAAgggaaaattttaatataagtatatataacataaagcattaaaaaataaaaattaaacttttttgtttttatcattataccatattacttaaaaaataatatatccaaataaaaagaataaatatatcagaTTTAGCtagaatgaaatatttattttttccgtTTAAGGGGTAtccttttatgttttattatattttattctgtaAACAAAACtctgtataatataaaaatattcttaagaaataaaattattggagtactcaatttattttattatattttatgaaaagatataaaaattcataaataaatacaaatatctggtaacaaaaaataaaaataatttaaaaagatttattgtaaataattcttaaaagttatttaaaaaaaaggtaacatcaaaataatttttcgcAATACtagttattttaataaatgcacaacatatatattataataatctaTTAGACCAATTCTAAATTTTAGTTATCAatgtttttcaaaaaataataaaataaattaactttttctttattcatatggattttatttgataattagaataaaaaaaatacacatgTGGTGAGAACAGGTAGATAAGTACATATtaggaatatatttattaatttttttgtcaaATTCCTAAAAATAAACTTAGCTATTTGTAGACGTAATACGTTTATGTACTATTTTATacttcaaaaatataagatatagcataaaatataatagtatacacagttcaaaaaaaaaaaatttttttatagcataaattataatttaacttGTGTCATATACTTCCAACATATAGAAtgttttacataaataactAAAGAAATTCCATTCTAAGCTTTAATTGACATACAGAATGTTTTATATCTAAATATGTACTATCCAATTTACCGCATTTACGCATTTATATCATAtcattaaatatgaaaaactataatttcttatattttagaataatgcgttatatttattatgactaaaaagaaatttactaaatttaagaattcatttatatttttcttttattctttttattttttttaaatataaattataaattctataaattataatattaaaaaaaacattgaagtaaatgtaataaataagcATTTTAACTaattaaacaattaaaaaaaaattacaagaaaaataatatcattagaaaatacgaaaaaattatgtacaataaaatataggaaaataattaatgtattatttttctttttaatatatatatagaggAGATAGctgtgtacatatttttctgatttataaattaataataccaaaattatgtattaaaatacaaCTATTACATaacttaaataaattaaatatattatgaatatattaatataatcatatatatttaaattacatattttctgCTGAATTTAGCGAATGGacttaattataaaaatgtaatatattaaatatattaccttagatgaataattataaatctATGCTAATTTTTGTATGCAAATTACTtctctaaaaaataattaattaaaaaaaaatatataaattatttatatttttaatgttctATATAATGCATACTACGCTTTGCtgtattacataaataagatagttatatttttacaccATTTTTcatgtgcacatatatatatgtatatatataaacatatttaaatatattcttgtTTTGGTACCCTTAAATGACACTTTCATTTGGATATTCATAACTCTtccaaaaattataaattctttcttatataaaaaagaaaaatagagCATCGTAATTATCATTTCTATCTgttttgaatattatataatgataattacataaattcataagcttcatttttatagttATTACCTAAATATGCATGTAATTAATACAGCTGATAATTTTTAAGACTATTGTTTTTTCCTAAAATCTTTTATGCATGTTTAAACTATTAAGAATATGCACGtcaatttaaattaaatggttattcatatttatcaaaatgaatgaacattcaatatataattgtcatgtcttttgaaatatattaattcctAAGTGAACTTATACGGCATGGAggatatttattaaatatatgtttttatttcatatatgtatatttattaattcatgcatatttgtattaataccttaatattttttaaattattgtagATCTAATGTCATTTTTGATAATCATTtgtcttatatatattgtttgcTATAATGGATtagttttcttttaatttaacgtgctcttaatattataataatgagaCATAcgacattttttattttaatattttatttaaaaattaatttattcgtgatatatatattttcagtgaaattattattttcacatAATTTCATTAGGCATTATTTTTGCAATAACACACATGATATAACTATTAAATCTTATCAATAATACTAATACACTttgatttttattaaagtaagTCCGCCCAAACATAcatgtattaaaataatcaATAAATTAGAACCTTTATGAGTTTCATTCATATGTGTTTTATATTACTCTATAATTTTACaagcatttattttttctaattaattcatttttttcaaaatatatttaataatttcttacTACGAATTCGTTtccatacatacatttaatgtaattcttacaaaaaaaaaaaaacattaatgtatagttttttcctttttctctgTTCCATATGAATTCATTCATTACATTCAAATTTGAATACGTATTTTTCTTgtgcatatttttcattattacatgtatttacttttttacatTCTTGTTTATCTATGgtgaaaattatgaacatatacaTCAGCATATAATTACAGTTCTTGTGCATGCACacgtatttacatatatgaaatCTTTTCTATCATACTACAAAGAACTAATAACCTTCGAGTTTTTGCTTATAACTTTATTCCTTATGCTTTTgcactttttatatttttactttttgttttttccatGCTTATGCTGAATGCATTAATTATTCTCCTTATAAAGGTctttaatagaaataattaaatgaacTTTCACACTTTTGACGTAATATAAAATAGGCTACAGCAAAGCAATTTTTCTTTCGAAATTGTTAATTTGAATAGATCACTGTTCAGGTGAcctatctattttttttttcccctttttcttattaacaACATCACCAGAAGTAATTGTTTCAACGAACTTCATACATTCTTGTTTTTCTCCGATGTTATCTGAATTTTATCATCCGTATCATCCTCTCTTATATACATGAACTTACTATAAATTGTTCACATTTATAAATGATGATCATAAGACGGCAAGGTCAGTAAGGtcatgtaaataaatatctaATACACAAAtgtttgtatacatatatatatgtacagaTGATTTCCTTTTTATGACTTTTCAATAAAAACAATCTAAAATATACAAGGCAAGATagtttaaaaaacatatgtatattcttGCATATAGTATGCATAGATAACTAATTGTGAATAATGCCATCCTATCAACATGCATAGATATGACCTCAGTTGTGTCCTCAAATTGTTTCAATTACtaacataaaatttaattcctAGTATAAATGTcttattctatttatttttctttaaacaGGTCAAATGGT
Proteins encoded in this window:
- the PmUG01_00044000 gene encoding fam-l protein; the protein is MDQKNTLLLFTKISAFILLSWICLFNIDLSDYYKTSEGNYKNNRKLDKNYRLLAISKEDKCSVFVRLNKEVPNYAVSENKDVHYNEKEPKREIKHLNRKSFMNAGGNKQNMRNRKCIFETKKYSRMEKKIFKELDYMDFLKNNRTISNKMYVKTICKKYRLRFVLPLLLITVLLILYILDLCVGCGLKKVLFKVLKLCGITEWYRGLSMLLKDSPVSWLFRSMNKVPNALLGMKGGKVEKRVAGYVYVDSFFNYLIYVIPLLILGVILILGLFYYHKKVKKYQKIKFKKR